GTGGATTGCTCAATTAGGTTCGGTACTTGCTAGTATCACTACGCCAACGACACCAACATCGCTGCCAAAAACCCGCCAGTTCTCCTTAGTCAAAGACCAAATCTTCCAGTCGCATCAAATATCGTGGGTGCAAATTTTCCAAGGGCGCGCTAGATGGATGGGGTTTGAGCAACTGCCGTTAACTTCTGCCTCTAGAATGTTGCCTTTGGCTGAAAATATGTGGTTACAAGCAGATAACACTGTGGAGTTGAAAAGTGTTAACACCGCAGACATAGAAGATATCGATTCCTTGTTAAGTGGTTTGTCCCAACTACAAACTTACTTCCTCCACTGCATTAATCTGCTGCAACGGCAGGAGATGGATGCAGAATTACTGAGATTTCAAGGCAGGGAACGTCTTGAAAGCCAAGTGATGCAAGAAACGTTAGCAGAATTAGCATATGTATTGCCACAGCCAAAGTCAGACAGACTAAATAATAGTTTAGGATTCAGTAGTAATCTTGATGCAACTGACCCAAACCAAGCCTTACTAATTGCTGCTGGTGCTGTGGGACGAGCATTAGGAATTAAGATTTGTCCGCCAGCTGCCTCAGAAGATTCTAATCGAGTGCAAGATCCTGTAGAAGCGATTGCTCGTGCTTCGCGTATCCGCGTGCGGCGAATTCAGTTGCGGGACAACTGGTGGCAAAAGGATTGCGGGCCGATGTTGGCATTTACGCTTGCCGATAAACTGCCAGTGGCACTATTACCAGTGTCTGATACACGTTACAAACTCTACGTTCCTGGGGAACGAACGCCTATCTCTGTCGATGCCAACATAGCAGCAGCCCTAGCTAAGACTGCCTACGCATTCTATCGACCTTTACCCGATAAAAAGCTGAAAACTTTTGATTTACTTCAGTTTGCCCTCCAAGGACATTACAAAGAACTAATTATAGTTTTAGTAATGGGAATTACCATCAGTCTGTTAGGAATGCTGACACCTCAAGCTACAGCTATCCTAATCGACAAAGCGATCCCAGATGCTAATCGAGGCTTGTTGAGCCAAATTGCTGTTGGTTTGGTGGCTGCTGCCTTTGGCGGAACGCTGTTTCAACTAGCCCTTGGGTTTGCCACCATTAGGCTGGAAACTTTTGCCGATTCCTCCACCCAAGCCGCAGTGTGGGATCGATTGTTAAATTTGAAGGTTTCCTTTTTTCGCTCTTTCTCAGTTGGTGACTTGGATTCTAGAGTCACGGCGATTACTCAAATTCGCCAGCGACTGGGTAACACAGTCTTAAAAACAATCTTCTCCAGTTTGTTCTCACTCCTGAATCTGGGATTGTTATTTTACTACAATGTTTCCTTAGCTCTCATAGCTTGTGCAGTGGCACTTGTAAATATTGCCGTCACTATCATCTCTGGTACTCTTATTGTTCGTAAAGTTCGCCCATTACTAGAGCTGCAAGGACAAATCTTTGGCGTGATGGTGCAGTTAATTAATGGAGTTGCCAAACTCCGAATCGCCAAAGCTGAAACCCGCGCCTTTGCCTACTGGGGTAAACAGTATACGCATCAACTGAAATTAATGCTGAGTACCCAAGGCATTGAAGACAGCCTCGCGGTAATCAATCAAGTATTACCTGTGTTAACCACTGCTGCCCTCTTCTGGTTTGCTACTAGTTTAATTGGCCAATCCCAAACTCCTGGAGGAGGTGGTTTATCCACTGGCACTTTCTTAGCATTCAACGTTGCTTTTGGCACGTTTATTAACGGAGCCACTAGCTTAAGCAGCACAGTTGTGGAAGTTTTGCAAGTTTTACCCTTGTGGCAACGGGCCCAACCTATTTTGCAAGCTGAACCGGAAATTAGTTCTGCTCAGGCAGATCCGGGTAGGCTATCGGGCAAATTAGTTGTAGACCGTATAACTTTCCGTTATCGCGACGATGGCCCCTTGACGCTGGATGATGTCAACATTCGTGCTGAAC
The Nostoc punctiforme PCC 73102 genome window above contains:
- a CDS encoding NHLP bacteriocin export ABC transporter permease/ATPase subunit, with protein sequence MSPSSLLSFANLKGQHYRFQCNESLLLDDPETIWLVKSGYLALFAIAVNDGIPEGTRRYLFSSTAGQAMFAIAPSLQGKQQEILAVSLEETEILKVSRADFNQLFADANKEVVTLIERWIAQLGSVLASITTPTTPTSLPKTRQFSLVKDQIFQSHQISWVQIFQGRARWMGFEQLPLTSASRMLPLAENMWLQADNTVELKSVNTADIEDIDSLLSGLSQLQTYFLHCINLLQRQEMDAELLRFQGRERLESQVMQETLAELAYVLPQPKSDRLNNSLGFSSNLDATDPNQALLIAAGAVGRALGIKICPPAASEDSNRVQDPVEAIARASRIRVRRIQLRDNWWQKDCGPMLAFTLADKLPVALLPVSDTRYKLYVPGERTPISVDANIAAALAKTAYAFYRPLPDKKLKTFDLLQFALQGHYKELIIVLVMGITISLLGMLTPQATAILIDKAIPDANRGLLSQIAVGLVAAAFGGTLFQLALGFATIRLETFADSSTQAAVWDRLLNLKVSFFRSFSVGDLDSRVTAITQIRQRLGNTVLKTIFSSLFSLLNLGLLFYYNVSLALIACAVALVNIAVTIISGTLIVRKVRPLLELQGQIFGVMVQLINGVAKLRIAKAETRAFAYWGKQYTHQLKLMLSTQGIEDSLAVINQVLPVLTTAALFWFATSLIGQSQTPGGGGLSTGTFLAFNVAFGTFINGATSLSSTVVEVLQVLPLWQRAQPILQAEPEISSAQADPGRLSGKLVVDRITFRYRDDGPLTLDDVNIRAEPGEFIAIVGPSGSGKSTLLRLLLGFEFPKSGTIYYDGQDLTSLDVHAVRRQLGVVLQNSRLMSASIFENIASGALVTMDEAWEAAQMAGFADDVAAMPMQMHTIVSEGGSNLSGGQRQRLLIARALVLKPRILLFDEATSALDNRTQAIVSESLQQLKVTRVAIAHRLSTIQNADRIYVLANGKVVQQGSFVELGNQSGLFAQLMMQQLI